The following are encoded in a window of Eriocheir sinensis breed Jianghai 21 chromosome 35, ASM2467909v1, whole genome shotgun sequence genomic DNA:
- the LOC127007437 gene encoding CUE domain-containing protein 1-like encodes MCFEALWAWLRPALVQAEARLHYRLDKFRARRARKRWLHQEFKVARSCHYHDRDCNIYSNISRLTYLPQHPYMPTTTACSRSEDDDSGREYSDLEQGVGVLSPQRLSQRLNENALAREAVGESDAELAQYLKDERIALFLQNDEFMDELRTNREFMTALQEDYESEAGDDDEAEGSKGKGQLAQLDDATLRERIATMGKASRKKFAQIAKVFSRRKRTSGRTLLPSGGRDQLLISADPLIDDEDDERQTQQVEGGMSASPRLLR; translated from the exons ATGTGCTTTGAGGCACTGTGGGCGTGGCTGCGGCCGGCTTTGGTGCAGGCTGAGGCTAGGCTCCACTATCGGCTGGATAAGTTTCGAGCACGGAGGGCCAGGAAACGGTGGCTGCACCAAGAGTTTAAGGTCGCCAGGAGCTGCCACTACCATGACCGTGACTGCAACATCTACAGCAACATCTCCCGCCTCACGTACCTGCCGCAGCACCCGTACATGCCCACCACGACCGCGTGCAGCAGAAGCGAGGACGATGACAGTGGCCGCGAGTACTCGGACCTGGAGCAG GGCGTGGGGGTGTTATCACCCCAGCGGCTCAGTCAACGGCTCAACGAGAACGCCCTGGCCCGGGAGGCGGTGGGGGAGAGCGACGCAGAATTGGCCCAGTACCTCAAGGACGAGCGCATCGCCCTCTTCCTGCAGAATGACGAATTCATGGACGAGCTGCGGACCAACAGGGAGTTCATGACAGCCCTGCAGGAAG ATTACGAGTCTGAGGCAGGAGACGATGACGAGGCAGAGGGAAGTAAAGGCAAAGGCCAGTTGGCTCAACTTGATGATGCAACTCTCAGAGAAAGAATTGCTACCATGGGAAAAG CTTCGAGAAAGAAATTTGCACAGATTGCCAAGGTTTTCTCACGACGTAAACGGACAAGTGGCCGGACCTTACTGCCCAGTGGGGGCCGGGATCAACTACTGATATCAGCTGATCCACTAAtagatgatgaagatgacgaaAGACAAACCCAA CAGGTGGAAGGAGGAATGTCTGCATCACCAAGACTGTTGCGATAG